One region of Halomonas huangheensis genomic DNA includes:
- the kdgD gene encoding 5-dehydro-4-deoxyglucarate dehydratase codes for MSFTRDDVKKAVGDGLLSFPVTDFDAEGRFDADSYRERLKWFISHEISAVFVAGGTGEFFNLSMDEFREVVRLAVKTVDGKLPVIASAGLSVASGSAFAKIAEEEGADGILLMPPYLTECPQHGLFEYARQICDSTSISVIYYNRGNGIMKPETVQKLADACPNLIGLKDGKGDLQALNRIIRTVGNRLTYVGGVPTAEIMAEAYLAMGVNTYSSAVFNFVPDMAVTFYKALRSGDSDTVRRISREFFLPFVDLRDNKSGYAVSLIKAGTALVGRPSGGVRAPLEMPSDAEVEQLKQLVERAKTF; via the coding sequence GTGAGCTTCACACGCGACGATGTTAAAAAAGCTGTTGGTGATGGACTGCTGTCGTTTCCGGTTACCGACTTTGACGCTGAAGGCCGCTTTGATGCCGATAGCTACCGTGAGCGGTTGAAGTGGTTCATCAGCCATGAGATTTCTGCAGTCTTCGTGGCCGGCGGCACCGGAGAGTTCTTCAACCTCTCGATGGATGAGTTCCGTGAAGTCGTGCGTCTGGCGGTGAAGACCGTCGATGGCAAGCTGCCGGTGATCGCCAGCGCTGGCCTGAGTGTGGCCTCTGGTTCGGCCTTTGCGAAGATTGCCGAGGAAGAGGGCGCCGACGGTATCCTGTTGATGCCGCCGTACCTGACCGAGTGCCCGCAGCATGGATTGTTCGAGTACGCTCGCCAGATCTGCGATTCCACTTCGATCAGCGTCATCTATTACAACCGCGGCAACGGCATCATGAAGCCCGAGACCGTGCAGAAGCTGGCCGATGCCTGTCCGAACCTGATCGGCCTCAAGGACGGCAAGGGTGACCTCCAGGCGCTCAACCGCATCATTCGCACTGTCGGTAACCGCCTGACCTATGTTGGTGGTGTGCCGACCGCTGAAATCATGGCCGAGGCCTACCTGGCGATGGGAGTGAACACCTACTCCTCTGCGGTATTCAACTTTGTTCCTGACATGGCAGTGACTTTCTACAAGGCGCTGCGTAGTGGTGATAGCGATACCGTGCGTCGCATCTCTCGCGAGTTTTTCCTGCCTTTTGTCGATCTGCGTGACAACAAGTCAGGCTATGCAGTCAGCCTGATCAAGGCGGGTACCGCTTTGGTCGGCCGTCCTTCCGGAGGCGTTCGCGCACCGCTGGAAATGCCGAGCGATGCTGAAGTCGAGCAACTCAAGCAACTTGTAGAGCGCGCCAAGACGTTCTGA
- the sixA gene encoding phosphohistidine phosphatase SixA, which produces MMAAPLLIMRHGEALSGFPDEQRVLSERGREEATAMGRWLAERPDSVKLRVIASPYTRAQQTAALVAEQFATTPDIDTLEIITPDDDPEAVVEWLLTQADDTPILLVSHMPLVAVLTGLLVEGRSDTGVGFATAAVAELTGDVWASGCLSLRSLTTPAQAKE; this is translated from the coding sequence ATGATGGCCGCACCCTTGCTGATCATGCGTCACGGCGAGGCGTTGTCGGGATTTCCCGATGAACAGCGCGTACTGAGTGAACGAGGACGTGAGGAAGCCACTGCCATGGGCAGATGGCTGGCTGAGAGGCCAGATAGCGTCAAGCTGCGGGTAATCGCCAGCCCCTATACTCGAGCGCAGCAGACCGCCGCACTGGTCGCTGAACAATTTGCCACCACGCCGGATATCGACACCCTGGAGATCATCACCCCGGACGACGACCCCGAAGCCGTGGTCGAGTGGTTATTGACTCAGGCGGATGACACCCCGATATTGCTGGTCAGCCACATGCCACTGGTCGCGGTACTGACCGGCCTGCTGGTGGAAGGACGCAGCGACACCGGCGTGGGGTTCGCCACCGCAGCGGTTGCTGAATTGACGGGAGATGTCTGGGCCAGTGGCTGTCTGAGTCTGCGCAGCCTGACCACACCGGCGCAAGCAAAGGAATAG
- a CDS encoding AEC family transporter translates to MSLLDIFLGTLDVSLPVFAMVFIGIGLKRLGWIDQTFVNTASRLVFRGTLPTMIFLSLLNADLANTFNPLLLGFFTLATLISFAASWGWAILRVKRPLRGVYIQGAFRGNCGIVGLALAAGMYGDAGISTGSLLLGVVILSYNVLSVIALAAYQPRGEGSTVDWRSIIRHILHNPLIISVVAATPLAMLGVQLPDWANTTGDYFASLTLPLALICIGATLSTRALRKGYRTAISASLAKMVVIPLGTTALAWWAGFEGRELGVLFLFFASPTAAAAFVMAKAMGSDETLTANIIAMTTLIASITVTVGVFILRVSGVI, encoded by the coding sequence ATGTCACTACTCGACATTTTTCTCGGCACCCTCGACGTCAGCCTGCCGGTGTTTGCCATGGTCTTTATTGGCATTGGCCTCAAACGCCTGGGCTGGATCGATCAGACCTTCGTCAACACCGCCTCTCGATTGGTATTCCGCGGCACCCTGCCGACGATGATCTTTCTGAGCCTGCTCAACGCAGACCTCGCCAACACCTTCAACCCGCTGCTATTGGGATTCTTCACGCTGGCAACACTGATCAGTTTCGCTGCCAGTTGGGGCTGGGCCATCCTGCGCGTCAAACGGCCGCTGCGTGGCGTCTATATTCAGGGGGCCTTTCGCGGTAACTGCGGTATCGTAGGTCTCGCTCTGGCAGCCGGCATGTATGGTGACGCAGGCATCTCGACCGGCAGCTTATTGCTGGGAGTGGTGATTCTTTCCTACAACGTGTTGTCGGTCATAGCTCTCGCCGCCTACCAACCTCGTGGAGAAGGCAGTACCGTCGACTGGCGCAGCATCATTCGCCACATCCTGCATAATCCACTGATCATCTCGGTGGTCGCCGCCACTCCATTGGCAATGCTGGGTGTTCAACTCCCTGACTGGGCCAACACCACCGGTGACTATTTCGCCTCGCTGACTCTACCGCTGGCGCTGATCTGTATTGGTGCCACGCTGTCCACTCGCGCCTTACGCAAGGGATACCGCACCGCGATCAGCGCCAGCCTGGCCAAGATGGTAGTGATCCCACTGGGCACCACGGCACTGGCCTGGTGGGCAGGCTTCGAAGGCCGCGAGTTGGGAGTGCTGTTTCTGTTCTTCGCCAGTCCGACTGCCGCCGCTGCCTTCGTGATGGCCAAGGCCATGGGCAGCGACGAAACGCTGACCGCCAATATCATCGCCATGACAACCTTGATAGCCAGCATTACCGTGACGGTGGGAGTGTTTATCCTGCGTGTTTCGGGGGTGATATAG
- a CDS encoding tripartite tricarboxylate transporter TctB family protein translates to MEAPSNSLLDVSIDFETSHLFFPHIIHWVLAVLFVLVLVFRVLPFLAAVKRGEKALPILGESRDNFRLFGTLVLIVAYFYLMSVVGNLFPYTGYGFLITSVAFLFLMSLMYMHTRTRRKVITAAINAVVAPTLAWVIFAKVFYITLP, encoded by the coding sequence ATGGAAGCTCCATCCAATTCCCTGCTTGATGTTTCGATCGACTTCGAAACATCGCACCTGTTTTTCCCCCATATCATTCACTGGGTGCTGGCGGTCCTTTTCGTCCTGGTCCTCGTGTTTCGTGTGCTGCCTTTTCTTGCCGCAGTAAAAAGAGGGGAGAAAGCTCTGCCGATCCTCGGCGAATCCCGCGACAATTTTCGGCTTTTCGGCACTCTGGTACTGATTGTTGCCTATTTCTATCTGATGTCAGTGGTTGGGAATCTCTTTCCCTATACCGGTTACGGGTTTCTGATTACCTCAGTGGCTTTCCTGTTCCTGATGTCACTGATGTACATGCACACCAGAACGCGGCGCAAGGTGATAACGGCAGCAATCAATGCCGTAGTTGCACCGACGTTGGCGTGGGTGATCTTCGCCAAAGTCTTCTATATCACCTTGCCTTGA
- a CDS encoding ABC transporter substrate-binding protein, which yields MSMSRLTLGIGAAALMTGMALAPAVMAADGPLRGNVRVVIGSSSTGGDTYQNASIVVDELAEKLDLNMKVDAVGVSAAYNALKRDPRGNTLMIFHDQSYLGHLYGVQGYEDPFENYIIGPTIAINPGNAYLVPKDSPYQTLDDIIAAVGEGETVRVAIQPGGVSEIGYTALKNAIRILHPGMEENLVAVNTGSQSDKNQLLFDDQADLINGSVQANEQYTRLPEDDQKAMRFVWLTARHDTLTQAHEEGLGQTDREALLQYAEPNVEVTMGEGQSFAFDKEFFFLYNKDMDPAIVEQIDATLEEIYADGEIQETQKRSFFIPDFMPSSEAQEYLSNKAERYEGIIQSLQE from the coding sequence ATGAGCATGTCCAGACTGACACTTGGCATTGGTGCTGCGGCACTGATGACCGGTATGGCACTAGCCCCGGCCGTCATGGCGGCCGATGGCCCGCTGCGCGGCAACGTCCGTGTCGTGATTGGTTCCTCCTCCACCGGCGGGGATACCTATCAGAATGCCAGCATCGTCGTCGATGAGCTGGCCGAGAAGCTCGATCTCAACATGAAGGTCGATGCGGTCGGGGTCAGCGCGGCCTACAACGCTCTGAAGCGTGACCCGCGCGGCAACACGCTGATGATCTTCCACGATCAGTCCTATCTTGGCCATCTGTATGGTGTTCAGGGCTATGAAGATCCGTTCGAGAACTACATCATCGGGCCGACCATCGCCATCAACCCCGGTAATGCCTATCTGGTGCCCAAGGATTCTCCCTACCAGACTCTGGATGACATCATTGCCGCCGTTGGCGAGGGTGAGACAGTGCGTGTGGCCATCCAGCCCGGCGGTGTTTCCGAGATCGGCTATACCGCACTGAAGAATGCGATTCGTATTCTTCATCCGGGCATGGAAGAAAACCTCGTGGCGGTCAATACCGGCTCCCAGTCGGACAAGAACCAGCTGCTGTTTGATGACCAGGCCGATCTGATCAACGGTTCAGTACAGGCCAATGAGCAGTACACCCGCCTGCCGGAAGATGATCAGAAGGCAATGCGCTTTGTATGGCTGACCGCGCGCCACGACACTTTGACCCAGGCGCATGAAGAAGGCCTTGGCCAGACGGATCGTGAGGCTCTGCTGCAGTATGCCGAGCCCAATGTCGAGGTGACCATGGGTGAGGGGCAGAGCTTCGCTTTCGATAAGGAGTTCTTCTTCCTCTACAACAAGGACATGGACCCGGCTATCGTCGAGCAGATCGATGCCACGCTGGAGGAGATCTACGCCGACGGTGAGATTCAGGAAACCCAGAAGCGTTCGTTCTTCATTCCGGACTTCATGCCGTCCAGCGAAGCTCAGGAATATCTGAGCAACAAGGCGGAACGTTATGAAGGCATCATTCAGAGCCTTCAAGAGTAG